Proteins encoded together in one Vanessa cardui chromosome 19, ilVanCard2.1, whole genome shotgun sequence window:
- the LOC124537891 gene encoding uncharacterized protein LOC124537891 produces the protein MRGMNRLIKVLASNRYELKFLSGDRSKTTQAAAAQYMVPWKGEWCPESCASFFSHDDDDVGEQDNSTPGTSQGLSMPQLDCEDVDMPQDNSEGCSSNVVEDDSTSGEAV, from the exons ATGAGGGGTATGAACCGCTTAATTAAAGTGTTAGCAAGTAATCGCTACGAGCTCAAATTTCTGAGCGGAGATCGTAGTAAAACTACCCAAGCTGCGGCGGCACAATATATGGTGCCGTGGAAGGGCGAATGGTGTCCTGAGTCTTGTGCGTCGTTCTTCAGTC atgacgatgatgatgtgGGAGAACAGGACAATTCAACGCCTGGAACAAGCCAAGGTTTGTCAATGCCACAACTTGACTGTGAGGATGTTGATATGCCACAAGACAACTCGGAAGGGTGTTCATCAAACGTCGTCGAGGACGACTCCACGTCAGGAGAGGCCgtataa